A segment of the Streptomyces diastaticus subsp. diastaticus genome:
CTGGTCGGTGTCGTAGGTGCGCTGCAAGAGGACGGCTCGCCGCTCCGCCGCCCGCCCGGCGGCCGCGGTCAGCAACGTCTCCACGACGTCGGCGACGTGGCACACCGGCACGAGACCGGCCAGCCTCGGCATGACGCGGCGCTGCCCGGAGATCCGCAGCAGGTTGGCGAAGACATCGTCGTCGAGGAAGGCCGCGTCGCCCGCCTGGTGCCCGTACACGAGTCCGGTGCGGACGATGTCGACCCGGCAGCCCGTGCCGTCGAGCGCTCCGACGTAGCTCTCGGCCACGAACTTCGACTGGGAGTACGGGTCGCCGACGGCCTCCAGGGCGTCCTCGGTCAGCGGCACGAACTCCTGGCCGACGGAGGCCGCGGAGACGAACACGAACTGATGCGCGCCGCGCTCGGCCGCTGCCCGGACCAGGGTCCGGGTCGTCGCGATACTGTCCTTGACCTGGCGCTCCAGTGGCAGCACGTGGTTGACGTGGTAGCCGCAGTGCACGACGGCGCCCCAGCCTCCGGTGTCCTCCGCCGGCGCCTCCAGGTCGTCGTAGCTCAGGAACCGCACATCGGAGAAGTCGGCCTCCTGACGGCCGAACCGCACACAGTGGCGCTCGACGACGCGGCGGGGGCTGCTGGTGGTGACGACGACCAGCGGACGGCCGGTGCCGAGCAGCTTGTCGAGGACGTGCCCACCGATGAATCCACCGGCTCCGGTGACGGTGACCGTCCCCGGGGCACCTGATGCCTCCTGCCGCAGGGCCGTGAGCGAGGCGGTCAGTCCGGCCAGATCGCTGGAGACCGTGCGGAGGACGGCGGGTACCGGGGAGGCCGCGGCCTGCGGAGCGTCGCCCACGGCGGCGAGGAACCCCTCGACGGTGAAGTCGTAGTTGAGCAGGTCGAAGGCGCTCTGCACCCGCTCCTCGCCGTACAGCTGGGCGAGCTTGACCTGGAGTTGCACGAGCCCGAAGGAGTCGCCGCCCGCGTCGAAGAACGACGTGCCGGGGGTGACCGGGACACCGAGGAGTTCTTCGACCAGGGCACTCACGGCGTCCTGACCGGCTTCCTCGCCGGCTCCGCCGGACCGCGTGCCGGTGCCGTCGCGCCCGACGAGGGCGCGCAGGGCGTCCTTGTCGGCCTTGCCCGTGTGCCCGACCGGGATGTCGGGGACCAGCAGGAGTGTGTCGGGCACTTCCCAGTTCGGGAGCACCTCGCGCAGCCACGCCTTGAGCTCCGGCTCGGTCCGGCCGGTGGTGGTGTGGGCGAGGACCAGAGAGCCTTCGTGTGTCAGTACCGCGACGCGCGATCCGAGCAGCGCGGACAGCCGGCCTTCGAGCTCGGTGAGGGCGATCCGGTGGCCGAGACGCTTGATCCGGTCGTCGATGCGGCCACGGTAGAAGACCTCCCCATCGCGGAGTTCGACCTCGTCCCCGGTGTGATAGGCCCTGGCCCCGTCGACCGTGGTGAAGGGTGCTTCTCCCCGCTCCACACCTTCGTACCCCAAGGCGACTCCCTGGCCGACGATGACGAGTTCGCCCAGTCCCGACGTGTTGTACGTGTGCGTCGCCGGATCGTGGACGCGGGCCTCGTACCCGTCGACGGGGCGGCCGACCGAGGTGGTGAACCGGCTCGGCTCGGCCACGGAGAAGCAGACTGTGCCCTCGGTGGGGCCGTAGGCGTTGAACACCCGGCTGAACCGGGCCGCCATCCGGAAGTCGACCTCGGTCATGGCCTCGCCCGCGAAGACGACCGTGCCGATCATCTTGCGCGCCTCGTCGGTCAGCCGCGCGTACACCGACGGCGGGGCGGTGATCACGTCGCAGCCGTGCTCGGCCAGGTGGGTGCCCACCGCGTTCACCCAGGAGCCGCCGTCCCATACGGGGACGACGAGGGTGCCGCCGGCGTAGAGGGTCACGAGCACCTCGGCGACGGAGGCGTCGAAGGCGAGGGAGGAGAACTGGAGCACACGGTCGCCAGGTTCGACACCGAACAAGCGCGTCTGGGCCTCGCAGAGGGCCTCGACGCCCTGGTGGCCGACGTTCACCAGTTTGGGCAGCCCGCTGGATCCCGAGGTGAAGATCGAGTAGGCCGTCTCCTGCACGGGCCAGGACACCGGGCTCTCGGCACCGTCCGCCAAAGAAGCCCCGGCGGCCAGTTGAGCCGCGTCGATCACCGGCCTGCCGAGGTCCTCCTCGCGCAGGGGCTCGGTGGTGCAGCGGAGCACCAGGTCGGGTCCGGCCACACGCAGGGCCTCACGCATCCGCTCCGGCGGAAGGCCGGGGCTGAGCGGGGTGTGGACCAGCCCGGCGCGCATCACGGCCAGCGTCCAGACGAGCGCCTCCGCTGTGTGCTCGCCGACCAGCGCGATGCGTACGGCCTTCGGGTGGAGGCCGCGCAGCCGCGCGGCCCGGTCCCGGGTGATCCGGTCCAGGTCGGCGTACGACCAGGTCCGCGTACCCGACTCCAGGGCCGGCTCGGCACCGCGCGCGCCGAGGTGGTGGGCGAGGAACGTGGAAAGATCCACCGGGCTTCCCTTCAGGTTGGCTTGTCGCTCGGCGGGAACCCGTCCGGCACCGGGCGGGCCCCCCGCGCGTCAGGACTGTGCGGTGTCCGGCCGGGGGACTGTCAGTTCGCGCAGGATCTCCACGTACTCCGCCAGCGTGCGCGCGGCGACCGGCTCGTCCATGACGTCGGCGCTGTACGGCAGGACCACGACCAGTTCGTCCCCGACCTCGTTGATCTCCACCGTCAGGTCGGCCTTGGCCGTGCCGTTGTCCACGAGCCACGGCACCACGTGGGCCCCGGTGAGGGCGGCGCGGGGACGCAACGGCCCCTGGTAGGCCAGGACCACCTGGACGAGCGGCTGGCCCGACGTGCCGCCCCGGGCGCCTACCGCCCGCACGACGTCGTTGAACGCGACGTACTGGTGCTCCAGGCCCTCCTGGATCCGCTCGTCCACGGCGCCGAGCAGCGGGAGCGGGTCGAGGCGGCCGTCGAGTCTCACCCGCATCACCACGGTGTTGGTGAAGAACCCGATGACGTCCTCGGCCTCCTGGCTCGGCCGGCCCGAGAAGGGAGAGCCGATGAGGACGTCCCGCTGCCCGGTGCGCCGGGACACCAGTACGGCGAGGGCCAGGAGACACACCGCGTACGGGGTGGTGCCCGCCTCCTTGGCCAGCCTTTCGACCGCCGCGCGTAGTTCGGGTCCCGTCTCGTGGTTCACCCGGCCACCGAGGTGGCTGAACGAGGCCGACCGGGTACCCGCGGTCGAAAGGTTCGTCACGGTGGGGGCGCCGTCGAGCACGGCGCGCCAGTGATCGAGACCCGCCGCGAGCACCGGGTGCCCGGCCGTGGTGCGCTGCCACAGGGCGTGGTCGCGGGGGCGGAGCTCCTTCCCGGGCCGCGGAGCCGGTTCCCGTCCCGCCCCGCGCGCGGCGTAGCACTGCGCCAGGTCGTGGTCGAGCACGTCCTGCGAGAGGCCGTCAGCGACGGTGTGGTGGGTGACGAGGACAAGTACCCGTGTCTCCGCCCCCAGGTCGAGCAGGGTGGCTCTGAGCAGCGGTGCCCGCTCCAGGTCGAAGGGGAGGGCACCGAGTTCCGCGACCCGCCGAGTGGCCGCCGCGAAGGGATCGGCGGTCCCGGTCAGATCCTCCTCGGCCAGCTCCACCGTGACGTGCGCGGCGATGTCGACGCGGAGGTCGGCGCCGTCCAGGTGCAGACTGCTCCGAAAGGCCTCGTGCCGGTCCGCCAGGTCCTGCACCGCGCGCCGCAGGGCGGACAGGTCCACGGGTCCGGTGATGTGGAGGGCGGACGTCTCGTTGTAGGCGACGGACGCGGCCTGCTTCGCCCGGGCCTGGGCCCAGAGGCGCCGCTGGTGCAGGGAGGCGGGGTGCGACGGGCCGGCCGCGGTGCGGGTGAGCGGCGGCAGGGCACCACGTCCGGCGTCGCCGGCTGCCAGAAGGCGGGCCAGGTCCGCCAGGGTGCCGGCGCCCACGAGTTCCCGGACGGTCAGCGGAACGCCGAAGTGTTCGCGGATCCGGTTCTGCGCCCTGATGGCCTGGAGCGAGGTACCGCCGAGGGCGCGGAAGCCGTCCTCGGGACCGACCTCCTCGACCTCCAGGACCTCCTCCCAGATGCGGGCCAGGTCAGCCTCCGGCCCGGGGCGCGGAGCCGGCCGGGCGACGCGGGAGCCCGCCCCCCGCCGGCGGTGCGCGCGCAGCGCGGCCAGATCCACCTTGCCGTGCTGATTGAGCGGGAGGCGCTCCAGGGGCACGAGGAACGACGGCACCATGGCGGGCGGCAGCTCATCGGCCAGCCGGTCGCCCAGTTCCTTCTCCACCCCAGGGGTGCCGACGACAAAGCCCACGAGCCTGGCGTCCGAGCCCTCCCCCTGGACGACGACCGCGCAGGACCGCACGCCCGGGTGTGCGGCCATCACCGCTTCGATCTCTCCCCGTTCGACGCGCTGGCCACGGACGTTGAGCTGTCCGTCCACGCGGCCCAGGAACTCCAGATTGCCGTCCGGCAGGTACCGCACCCGGTCGCCGGTGCGGTAGAGGCGGGAGCCGGGCCGCCCGCTGAAGGGGTCCTGCGGGAACTGGCGTTCCGTGAGTTCGGGGAGTCTCCAGTATCCGCGCGCCAGGCCCCGGCCGCCCACGTGGAGTTCACCCGGCGCGCCTTCGGCGACAGGATTCATCTGCTCGTCGAGCACGTGCAGTTCGCGACCGGGCAGGGCCTTGCCGATCGGCGGTGCGTCGCCGGGCGGGCGTTCGTCCGAGGCGCTGGCCGCGACGGTCACCTCGGTGGGGCCGTAGAGGTTGATCAGGCGTCGGCCGCTCCCCCAGCGTTCGGCTGTCCGGGGCCGGCATCGCTCCCCGATGTAGGCGAGCGTGTGCAGGGCCGGCAGGGGCGGTTCCTCGGCCAGCTCGGCGAGCAGCGCGGGGGGCAGCAGCGCCGTGGTGACGCGGGCGTCCCGGAGGAACCGCACCAGGCCGGGCCCGGCCGTCTCGGTGCCGGCGGGCGGGATGACCACGGTGCCGCCGGCGGCGAGCACCGCGTAGATGTCGAGGGCCTGGATCTCCCAGGTCAGCGGGTAGAACTGGAGGAACCGGGTGCCGGGCGCGAGGCCCAGGTAGGGCTCGATCATCTCCATGAAGTAGGTCATGGAGTCGTGCACGTGCATGACGCCCTTGGGGCGGCCCGTTGTTCCGGACGTGTAGGTGATGAAGGCGAGCCTCTCGGGATCGCCTTCGGAGGGCACCGCGCCCGGCTCCCCCGGCATCGGGGCGACGTCCGTTCCGTGCGCCGGCGACGCGTCGTCCAGCTCCTCGGCGACGAGGAGCGGTATACCGGCCGGGGGCACCGTGTGCCGCATGGCGCGGCTCGCCACCGCCAGGCGCGGGGCGATGTCCTCGAGGATCCAGCGCAGCCGTGCCTCCGGATACGCGGGGTCCAGGGCGACGTAGCTGCCACCCGCCTTCAGGATGCCCAGCAGCGTCACCACCATGGCGGCGGAACGCTCCAGGGACACCGCGACGAAGACGCCCGGCGCGACGCCGTGCGCGCTCAGTCTCCGGGCCGCGGCGTCGGACCGGCGCTCCAGTTCGCGAAAGTCGAGGCATTCGTCCCCGTACTCGACGGCCGGAAGGCCCGGAGTCGACCGAGCACGTGCGGCTATGAGGCCGTGAATGGTGGACCGGCTCATTTACAGAAATCCACGGTGCGTTTCCCCCTGCGCAGTGCAATTTCTTCGCCGCGAAGCCCATGACCTCGGGGCACAATGGAAGGAACAACGAAGGAAGGCAAATTTCACCCATCCCAGCGAAACCTGCCGGATCGGGAGCACGGAGCTCATCCGGCAAACTCGCGGAACTCACCGGATGCGGGCATACGGATACCCCGGCGGCAGTTCTGGCTGAAGAATCGCAGGGCGCGGGAAGTCGCACACACCCATCACGAAGAAGCGGGACGCTCCCCGAATCGGCCATCAGCCTCGAACGAGGCGGATCACGCAATAGCTGCGGGGTGACCGATGGAAAGGGGAGTCACCGAAGAGGCTTGGAGCCCTACTGGACGCGCCCGAAAATGTCCGGAAGTTCGCCCCGCTGGAAAGAGAAAGTCCTGAAAATCCTGCGCGACGGCTGACACTCCGCCGCTCCACCCCGTTCCATCCTCACTCCGCATCCCCCGTTTCACGCAATTTTCGGCACGCCTCGCGAGCCGCGAGCTGCACTATAGTTTGGGCCCGCAGAGGAGGCAAGAGTCAATCTCTGCACGCGACTTGACGAAGATGCTTGCGCCGTTCGGACGTTTCTGTTTCGATGACGGACGCAAAAGGTGAAGGCCTTGACACGGGGGTGTCTTCGATGGGCGACACAGACGGGCACAGCCCGGGTACGCCATTCAATACCACAGCGTCGTGCCCCTTCGGAACTCCGGCACCGCAACAGAATGCCGAACAGGCCGAACCTTCACGAAGCGGATCGAGGCGCGACCCCGGTCCGCCACTCGGGACCCGGCTGGAACCTCTGGAAAAGTAGCGGTCTCAACCACCGAAACCACACGGTTCCGGCTCGTCCCGGCGCATTCCCAGGCCATGCCCGGCAAGCGGAATAAATGAATCCGCCAGGCCGGAACGGTCGTCTGCGACGACGCGCACGGTCGAGCCCGTGCGGGTTTCGGCAGGCCGGACCCGGAATCAGTCTCGACCTCAGGGAGGCGCCTGGTGATTCAGGTACGTGAACCGACACAGCCACCGGCCGTCGCCGGCGGCGATCCCACCGGCAGCACCATCGCACCGCTCGACGACGTGGCGATCAGCCTCACCCCCGCCGAACGCGAAGCCGCCGGCGAGGTGTTCGCCGCGTCGGCCCGCGCCCTGAAGGGCCGGCCGCTGGACGACGAGGAGGTGCTGACGGAGGCCGAGTTCGCGGGGCTCCGGCTGCCGAGGCGGATCCTGGAGGCACTCGGCCGGTTCCGCCGGCAGGGCAACGACGCCGGCGCGCTCCTGATCCGGAACATGCCGGTCGACCTCGCGCCCCCCGCCACTCCGGCCGACGGGTTCCTCTCCCACTGGAACGACCTTCCCGTGGCCACTTTCGGGCAGCTCGCCGTGGCGTCGACCGTGGGTGACGTCATCGCCTACGCGGACGAGAAGCTCGGCAGGCTCGTCCAGGACATCACCCCGGTCCAGGGGGACGAGAGGCGTCAGGAGAACTCCGGGACGGTCTATCTCGAACTCCACACCGAGGACGGGTTCCACCCGTCCAAACCGGACTTCATCACGCTTCTGTGCATACGCCCCGACCACGAACGCGTCGCCCGGACCGTCGTCGGCGCGGCCGCCGGGGCGCTGCCGCTGCTGTCCGAGCGAGCCGCCGGCGTCCTGAGGGAACCTCGCTTCCGCCTCAGGGTGAGCAGCTCGTTCGGGGGCGGCGCCGACGACCTGCTCACCGAGCCTCTGCCGGTACTCTCCGGCACGGCCGAGGTCCCGGACCTCCTCGCCGACTTCCACGCCATGGACGCACTCGACGAGGAGGCGGGAGCGGCCCTGGAGGAACTCAGGTCCGCCTTCCTCGCCACCTTGCGGGGCGGTGTCCTCGAAGCGGGGGACCTGGTCGTCGTCGACAACCGCACCGCCATCCACGGCCGTTCGGAGTTCACCGCACGTTACGACGGAACCGACCGCTGGCTGCGCCGGTGCTTCGCCGTCACAGACATCCGCTCCTCGCGAGCGGACCGACCGGCCGGCTCCCGTGTGTGCCACCCCCTGCGGGACATCGGCCTCTTCGTCCCCGGCCCTTCCACCACTCCACGAATCGAGGGTCCGGCGTGCATGGGTTCCTGACCGGCCTGGAGGAGATCGCCGACCAGCCGCCGCGGCACATGCTGCTGCTGTACTCCGGCGGCGTCGACGGGACCTACCTCCTCCAGCGGCTCCAGTCCCTGGGAGTCAGGGTGACGGCGCTGCACCTTCGCATCGGCGACCGCGAATCCTCGGCCACCGCGGCCGCACACGCCCGGCAGTTCGGCGCGAGCTTCATCGACGTGGACGTGACGGACCAGTTCTTCGACGTGTTCGCTCCTGCCGCCGTCCACGCGGACGCCGTGTACCAGGACCAGTTCCCGGTCGGTTCGACGCTCACCCGGCCGCTCATGGCCAGGACTGCCGTCCGGGTGGCGCGGGAACACGGATGCGAGGTGATCGGCCACACGGCGACGTACATGCAGAACAGTTCCATCCGGCTCAGCGGTTCGATCGCCGCCCTTGCCCCGGAGATCGGCGTGGCCGCGCCGTTCCTCGGCTCCGACCTGCCGCGTGAGGCCAAGCTGGCCGCACTCGCGGAGGCGGGCATCTCCTTTCCCGAGGGCATCCACAGCGTCGACGCCAATCCCTGGGCGCGGGTCATCGAGTGCGGCTCCCTGGAGAGCCCGGAGAACCGCCTGGACGAAAGCGTCTTCCGGTGGACCCGGGACGTCGAGGACGCTCCCGCCGAGCCGGCCGAGCTGCTCCTCACGTTCCGACGGGGGCTGCCGGTGGCCCTCGACGAGGCGCCGATCGCCTTCGGCGACCTCGTGGAACGCCTCAATCTGCTGGCCGGGGAGCACGGAGTGGGCCGGTCCTCCGGGCTCGAGGACACTCCGTTCGGTGTGAAGAACCACGAGGTCCGCGAGGCACCCGCCGCCACCGTGATCATCAAGGCCCACCAGGTCATGGCCAACGCGGTCTTCACGGCCCAGGAGCACGCGGTTCGCGGGGCGATCGCCCGGGAGTGGACGACGACCGTGGTCCAGGGCGGCTGGTTCAGCCATCTCGGCGAGAGCCTGGCCAGATGCCTGGCCGACCTGGACCGCCCCCTGGAGGGTTCCGTGCGGCTGCGGCTGCACCGGGGGGCCGTCACCGTGCTCAGCGTGAACTCGCGGAACGGTCTCTACTACACACGGTTCGGCGAGACGTTCCACGCGTCGATGTCCGACTACTCCTACACGCCTTGGCTGTCACTGGCCACCCTGCCCAGCCGACTGCGACGATTCGGAGCTCCACGATGACCACCGCCAAGAGGGACCTCGTCGACCTTTCGCACGTGGTGCGCCAAGGCATGACCACCTACCCGGGGCTGCCCGGGCCGGTGATCGAGGACCACATGTCACGCGTGGATTCCCGGGACCGCTACTCCCCCGGTACGGAGTTCCAGATAGGGCGCATCACCCTCGTCGCGAACACCGGGACCTACGCCGACGTCCCCTTCCACCGCTTCGAGGGCGGCGCGGACCTCTCGCAGGTGCCGCTGTCCCGGTTCGTCGACCTGGAGGGCGTGGCGGTCAGCGTCCCCGCCGGCTCTCCGAGCGGCGTCGGCCCCGAGGTGTTCGACGGCCTCGAGGTGACCGACCGTGCCGTCCTCGTCCACACGGGCTGGGACCGGCACTGGGCCACTCCGTCCTACGGGGACCCGGCCCACCCCTTCCTCACGGAGGCGGCCGTCGCCTGGCTGGTGGCCAGGCGCCCCGCCCTGGTGGGTATCGACTCGGTCAACATCGACGACATGGCCGACCTGGCGCGGCCCGCGCACACCGGACTCCTCGCTGCCGGCATCCCGGTGGTCGAGCACATGACCGGCCTGGGACAGGTCGTGGGCCAGGACTTCCGCTTCCACGCCGCGCCGATCCCCGTCGCCGACATGGGCACCTTCCCCGTACGGGCCTACGCCCTCGTCGACCGAGAAGGGTGACCGGCACCGCCGGCGCGAAGGACCACACTGCTGCTACGGAGGTCGTGGACATGGAGAAGTACCACCTGGACGCCCGGGCCAACGCGGACATCGACGAGCTGGTGCGGGAGTTGACCCGTGACCTGTCGAGCGTGCACGAGGCGGCGTTCCACAGAAGAGCCGCGGTGCTGGCGCACGAGTTGCCCCGGGAGCTCCGGAAGGCACTCGTCGGATTCCGGCTCACCGAGCCGTCCGGGGGGTTCCTGCTGTCCGGCATCCGGATCGGGGAGGAGATCGGCCCCACCCCCGCCGACTGGCACCAGCCCGCCGGGGTGGTCTCGCCCGCCCTGCGCGAGGAATCGGTCTTCGTCCTCTGCGCGCAGCTCCTCGGCGACCCCTTCGGGTACGCCACCCTCCAGAACGGGCTGATGATGCACGACATCGTGCCCATCCAGGGGCATGAGAAGGAGCAGATCTCCTCCGGCTCCGAGGAGACCCTCGAGTGGCACACCGAGGAGGCGTTCCACCCCCACCGGGCGGACTACACCGCGCTGATGTGCCTGCGTAATCCTTACGGCGCGCCGACCACGTACGCCGAGATCTCCGACCTCGACATCACCGAGGCGGACCGCGCCACACTCCGGCAGCCGCTCTTCGCCACCCGGCCGAGCGGCTCGCATTCCGCGGAGCGCAACGCGTACACCACCCACCTGCCAAAGAGCCGGCACGCCCTGGCGAAGGAGAGCTTCGACCGGATCGAGGAGCAACACCGCAACCCGCCGACCGTGAGCGTCCTGTTCGGTGACGAAGCCGATCCCTACCTGTGCGTCGATCCCGACTGCATGACTCCACTGACCGAAGAGGCGGCCGGGGCGCTGGAGCGACTGTGTGCCGAGATCAACCGCAAGCTCCAGGACGTCAACCTCACCCCCGGTGACATCCTCTTCCTCGACAACAACAGCGCGATCCACGGACGCCGGCCGTTCAAGGCGCGCTTCGACGGCTCGGACCGCTGGCTGAAGCGGATGAACATCACCCGCGACCTGCGCCGTTCGCGGTCCCGTCGGCTCTCGGCCGACGACCGCGTCGTCCGTTAGGGGATGTCATCGAAGTCCCGCACGGTGTCCGCGGTCTTCGGTGCCTGCTTTCGGCGTGCCGGACGAAGGACTACGTGGCGCGGGGGGATTGGGCCTTCGGCCGGTGCGGCGAGAGGCGCGCCGGACGCCGTGCGGGACTTCGAGAACGCCCCCGGGGGATGCCCCGGCCGCTCGACGTGTCTTCGCGGCCCGCGGTCCTCCCACCGCGGGCCGCCCAAGCTCACCCGGCCGCGTGCAGCAGGGGGAAGGCCTCGGCCACCGAGGTCACGACCTGTCCGGAGACCGACTCCCCGTCCTGGGGCGTCCGGCCGCCGGAGACCCAGATCGTCGACATACCCACGGCGGTGGCGCCCGCGATGTCGTGTTCCAGGGAGTCGCCTATCATCCAGGCCCCGTCAAGTCCGGTGCCCGCGCGGTCGGCGACCAGCCGGAAGATCTCGGGGTCCGGCTTGCGCATCGGCTCGTCGTCGGCGAAGCAGACCACGTCGAAGAGATCCGCCAGGCCGTCCCGCATCTTCGGCTGCTGGTCCACCTCCGTACCGTTCGTCAGAAGGGCCGTCCGCCACCCGCGCGCCCGCAGTTCCGCGAGGTTCTCCAGTACGCCGTCGAACGTGCGGGAAAGACGTGGTACGCGGTCCAGGAATATGCTGCGGAGTTCATCCGGTGATTCGGTGAAGCCGAATCTGTCGATGATGGCCTGAAAAGATTCCCGAGGGGATACCGGACGCTCCTGTTCCGCCCGGAGGAATTCGAGCCCGGCCGCACCGAGGTTCCGCTGTTCGGAGACTTCGATGAACCACCGGTCCACCGCTCCGGTGCTGTCCACCAGCGTATCGTCGAGATCGAAGATGGCGAATCTTTCCATGTGGCCCCAATCATGTGGTGGGTGCGGCAGGACCGAGTACCGGAACCCCGCTATTCGCGGGCGCCCGTCGGCGCCGGCAGCGCGTCCAACTCGTCAAGGTCCTCCGCGGACAGGACCAGTTCGGCCGCCGCGACGTTCTGCTCCAGGTAGCGCGGAGTCTTGGTGCCCGGGATCGGGATCACGTGCTCGCCCTGGGCGAGCAGCCAGGCGAGGGCGACCTGGGCAGAGGTGGCGCCACGACGCCGGCCCACCGCCCCGACCCGGTCCACCAGCCCGGCGTTGGCCGCCATCGCCTCCTCGGTGAACCGGGGCATGTCGGCCCGGTCATCGCCTTCGGTGAGGTCCCCGCGGGTCCTGTAGCGCCCGCTCAGAAGTCCGCTGCCGAGCGGTGAGTGGCACAGGAACGCGATGCCGTGCTCGCGGCACAAGGGCACGACGTCGTCCTGGAAATCCCGCGTGAACAGGGAGAACTCCGATTGGACGGCGGCAACCGGGTGTACCGCACCTGCCCTGCGGACCTCGTCCGCGGACGCCTCGGAGACACCGAGGGCGCGCACCTTGCCCTCGGCCACGAGGTCCGCGAGCTCGCCCCAGCTCTCCTCCACCGGGACTCGCGGGTCGACACGGTGCAGGAAGTAGAGGTCGAGGTGGTCGGTGCGCAGACGCCGCAGGCTGGCCTCCAGGGCCGACCTGAGGTACTCCGGGCGTCCGTCGAGGGTGACCTCCGCCCCGTCGAACCGGACACCGCCCTTGCTCGACAGCACGGCCTCGTGACGCCGGCCGAGCAGAGCGCGCCCGACGAGTTCCTCGTTGGCGAACGGCCCGTACACATCCGCCGTGTCGATCAGATTGACGCCCAGATCGAGCGCGCGACGGATGACGGTGATGGAGGTGCCGTCATCGCGGTGTCGCGGATCATAGGCGAAGGACATTCCCATCGCGCCCAGTCCTATCCGGCCGACGGCCGGACCTCCGTCACCGAGTTCGGTGGTGCGCACGAAACATGCCTTTCGAACAGGAGCGGGGCGTATCGCCTTTTCTTCGGGGTCGACATGAACGCCCCGTCACAGCATCATCGGCCGAGTCAGCATAGGACCCTCCGGCATGGCGCGACAACCCTTTCCTAAAAGGCTTTCGGCGCCGCCGAGAACTGTTGAGTCACTGCGCGGGAATTTCCCGTCCTGAAGTTGATCGGCGCAGAGGTCTCCGCGGTCCCGCGCGTGGTGACGCCGCGTCACCTCCGGCCGGGGCGGTCGAGCAGGCGGCGAAGCCGCTCCGCCAGTTCCGCCCGCCCTCGGGCCTCGGACGGAGGGGGTGCGCGGGGACCGCCGCACCCCCCGGGCCGGGCCCAGGAGGGCGGGACGACGGCGGTCCCCGCGAGGGGCGGGCGCCGGGTCAGGGCCGGGCGCCGCGCCCGCGGGCGTCGTTCGGAGGTCCGGGAGCCGCTCCGGAGGTCCGTGACGCCGTTCGCGTGCCGGTGGTGAGCGGCACATCGCCCCCGGTTCTCCCGGTGGTCGTGTGCCGTCCCCTGCCGACACCCACCAATGTGCCCGACGCGTGTTAACCGGGTGCTGCGCCGACGTGTCGGGCTCGTACCACTTGCGCGAAGGGGAGCGCGGCCCGCCCCCGGGCGTCCGGGGCGCGGGCCGCGCGGTCGGTCACTTGACGGCGGTGCCGGCCGAGCGGGCGAGGAAGGAGAGCAGGTCCTGGCGGCTGACGACGCCGGTCGGCTTCCCCTCC
Coding sequences within it:
- a CDS encoding AMP-binding protein, whose amino-acid sequence is MDLSTFLAHHLGARGAEPALESGTRTWSYADLDRITRDRAARLRGLHPKAVRIALVGEHTAEALVWTLAVMRAGLVHTPLSPGLPPERMREALRVAGPDLVLRCTTEPLREEDLGRPVIDAAQLAAGASLADGAESPVSWPVQETAYSIFTSGSSGLPKLVNVGHQGVEALCEAQTRLFGVEPGDRVLQFSSLAFDASVAEVLVTLYAGGTLVVPVWDGGSWVNAVGTHLAEHGCDVITAPPSVYARLTDEARKMIGTVVFAGEAMTEVDFRMAARFSRVFNAYGPTEGTVCFSVAEPSRFTTSVGRPVDGYEARVHDPATHTYNTSGLGELVIVGQGVALGYEGVERGEAPFTTVDGARAYHTGDEVELRDGEVFYRGRIDDRIKRLGHRIALTELEGRLSALLGSRVAVLTHEGSLVLAHTTTGRTEPELKAWLREVLPNWEVPDTLLLVPDIPVGHTGKADKDALRALVGRDGTGTRSGGAGEEAGQDAVSALVEELLGVPVTPGTSFFDAGGDSFGLVQLQVKLAQLYGEERVQSAFDLLNYDFTVEGFLAAVGDAPQAAASPVPAVLRTVSSDLAGLTASLTALRQEASGAPGTVTVTGAGGFIGGHVLDKLLGTGRPLVVVTTSSPRRVVERHCVRFGRQEADFSDVRFLSYDDLEAPAEDTGGWGAVVHCGYHVNHVLPLERQVKDSIATTRTLVRAAAERGAHQFVFVSAASVGQEFVPLTEDALEAVGDPYSQSKFVAESYVGALDGTGCRVDIVRTGLVYGHQAGDAAFLDDDVFANLLRISGQRRVMPRLAGLVPVCHVADVVETLLTAAAGRAAERRAVLLQRTYDTDQLSAELGGVALADPREWLAAVTEAGATDPRVLAALRLWLDEQGWSGPVHATCRPIIRELIKTLEI
- a CDS encoding non-ribosomal peptide synthetase codes for the protein MSRSTIHGLIAARARSTPGLPAVEYGDECLDFRELERRSDAAARRLSAHGVAPGVFVAVSLERSAAMVVTLLGILKAGGSYVALDPAYPEARLRWILEDIAPRLAVASRAMRHTVPPAGIPLLVAEELDDASPAHGTDVAPMPGEPGAVPSEGDPERLAFITYTSGTTGRPKGVMHVHDSMTYFMEMIEPYLGLAPGTRFLQFYPLTWEIQALDIYAVLAAGGTVVIPPAGTETAGPGLVRFLRDARVTTALLPPALLAELAEEPPLPALHTLAYIGERCRPRTAERWGSGRRLINLYGPTEVTVAASASDERPPGDAPPIGKALPGRELHVLDEQMNPVAEGAPGELHVGGRGLARGYWRLPELTERQFPQDPFSGRPGSRLYRTGDRVRYLPDGNLEFLGRVDGQLNVRGQRVERGEIEAVMAAHPGVRSCAVVVQGEGSDARLVGFVVGTPGVEKELGDRLADELPPAMVPSFLVPLERLPLNQHGKVDLAALRAHRRRGAGSRVARPAPRPGPEADLARIWEEVLEVEEVGPEDGFRALGGTSLQAIRAQNRIREHFGVPLTVRELVGAGTLADLARLLAAGDAGRGALPPLTRTAAGPSHPASLHQRRLWAQARAKQAASVAYNETSALHITGPVDLSALRRAVQDLADRHEAFRSSLHLDGADLRVDIAAHVTVELAEEDLTGTADPFAAATRRVAELGALPFDLERAPLLRATLLDLGAETRVLVLVTHHTVADGLSQDVLDHDLAQCYAARGAGREPAPRPGKELRPRDHALWQRTTAGHPVLAAGLDHWRAVLDGAPTVTNLSTAGTRSASFSHLGGRVNHETGPELRAAVERLAKEAGTTPYAVCLLALAVLVSRRTGQRDVLIGSPFSGRPSQEAEDVIGFFTNTVVMRVRLDGRLDPLPLLGAVDERIQEGLEHQYVAFNDVVRAVGARGGTSGQPLVQVVLAYQGPLRPRAALTGAHVVPWLVDNGTAKADLTVEINEVGDELVVVLPYSADVMDEPVAARTLAEYVEILRELTVPRPDTAQS
- a CDS encoding TauD/TfdA family dioxygenase, whose translation is MIQVREPTQPPAVAGGDPTGSTIAPLDDVAISLTPAEREAAGEVFAASARALKGRPLDDEEVLTEAEFAGLRLPRRILEALGRFRRQGNDAGALLIRNMPVDLAPPATPADGFLSHWNDLPVATFGQLAVASTVGDVIAYADEKLGRLVQDITPVQGDERRQENSGTVYLELHTEDGFHPSKPDFITLLCIRPDHERVARTVVGAAAGALPLLSERAAGVLREPRFRLRVSSSFGGGADDLLTEPLPVLSGTAEVPDLLADFHAMDALDEEAGAALEELRSAFLATLRGGVLEAGDLVVVDNRTAIHGRSEFTARYDGTDRWLRRCFAVTDIRSSRADRPAGSRVCHPLRDIGLFVPGPSTTPRIEGPACMGS